One genomic segment of Ricinus communis isolate WT05 ecotype wild-type chromosome 5, ASM1957865v1, whole genome shotgun sequence includes these proteins:
- the LOC8276570 gene encoding protease Do-like 7, with the protein MEDDYSQKLESEMESAALQSSEGEQEDVMSFREKVDTAGDWRETINKVVPAVVDIRITTCRAFDTELPASGYATGFVVDKKRGIILSNRHVVHPGPIVAQAIFTNREEINVYPIYRDPVHDFGFFRYDPAEIQFLDYQEIPLAPEAACVGLEIRVVGNDSREKVSILAGTLARLDREAPKYKKDGYNDFNTFYIQAASGTKGGSSGSPVIDRQGRAVALNAGSKLSTSSAYFLPLERVVRAMRLIQQGRDSNISNWGTIPIPRGTLQVTFHYEGFEKARRLGLQSETEQMVRRASPPGGTGMLVVHSVVPGGPAHMQLEPGDVLICMNGEITTRFLKLETLLDDSVGQKVEVQIERGSKSLTVNLEVQDLHSITPDHFLEVSGAVIHPLSYQQARNFCFPCGLVYVSEPGYMLSRAGVPRHAIIKKFTDVEISRLEDLISVLSKLSRGARVPLEYITYKDRHRRKSALVTVDRHEWYDAPKIYTRDDSSGIWLARPAIQPESLLLSSCISNLEQGSKRETTALISESTVSKVMPRTNDLELTQAVASLEVSYDHAPKEVCSRSDSDVERNNTQVIKDLSRNENVVADSSSHEIGEKKLEDPMITECYNENSTEAVNNASFPERVIEPALVMVEVHMPPSCLLDGVHSRHNLGTGVIVYHSQGMGLVAVDRNTVTLSACDVVLSFAAFPIELPGEVVFLHPVYNYALVAYNPSALGTIGASMVRAAELLPEPTLCRGDPVYLVGLRSLQAISRKSTVTNSCLSLHVSSADPPCYRATNMEVIELDSDFGNTFTGVLSNEHGKVQALWASFSTKVKPVGNVPPQFVKGIPIYMISQILEKIITSGNESSLLINGVKRSMPLVSILEVELIPRSLSKARSFGLSEEWIHTLVKKDPTRRQVLRVKGCLAGSKAETLLKQGDMVLAVNKEPVTCFRDIENACIASEKSGDNDGKLNMTIFRQGCEVDVLVGIDIRDGNSTTRMINWCGCIVQCPHPGVRALGFLPGEGHGVYVVKSYRGSPADRYGLTSLRWIVEINGKPTTDLDAFAKVTKDLECEEFVRIKTINLKGKPQVLTLKQDLHYWPTWELRFDPETTMWRRQTIKALQ; encoded by the exons ATGGAGGACGACTACTCACAGAAATTGGAATCAGAGATGGAATCTGCGGCTCTACAATCGAGTGAAGGAGAGCAAGAGGACGTCATGTCCTTTCGAGAGAAAGTCGACACTGCCGGGGATTGGAGAGAGACTATCAATAAGGTAGTTCCCGCCGTTGTTGACATCCGGATCACTACCTGTCGCGCTTTCGACACAGAACTTCCTGCCTCCGGCTACGCCACGGGCTTCGTCGTTGATAAGAAACGTGGCATCATCCTCTCTAATCGACATGTCGTTCACCCCG GCCCAATAGTTGCACAAGCGATATTTACAAATCGTGAAGAAATTAATGTGTATCCAATATACAGAGATCCA GTCCATGATTTTGGCTTCTTTCGTTATGATCCTGCTGAAATACAGTTTCTGGACTATCAGGAGATTCCTCTTGCTCCTGAGGCTGCTTGTGTTGGACTAGAAATTCGAGTTGTTGGTAATGATAGTCGTGAGAAG GTGTCAATTTTGGCTGGCACTCTTGCTCGTTTGGATCGAGAAGCTcccaaatataaaaa GGATGGTTACAATGACTTCAATACATTCTACATTCAA GCAGCTTCTGGAACTAAGGGTGGTTCTAGTGGTTCACCAGTGATTGATCGGCAAGGCAGGGCAGTGGCCTTGAATGCTGGAAGCAAGTTATCAACATCATCAGCATACTTTCTACCTTTAGAGCGA GTTGTTAGGGCAATGAGACTTATCCAGCAGGGTAGGGATTCTAATATTAGTAACTGGGGAACAATTCCTATACCTCGTGGTACTCTTCAG GTGACATTTCACTATGAAGGATTTGAAAAGGCACGGCGGCTTGGTCTTCAAAGTGAAACAGAGCAG ATGGTACGACGTGCTTCTCCACCAGGTGGAACGGGAATGCTTGTTGTTCACTCTGTG GTGCCAGGTGGTCCAGCTCATATGCAACTGGAGCCAGGGGATGTTCTAATATGCATGAATGGGGAA ATAACTACTCGATTTTTGAAATTGGAGACATTGCTTGATGATAGTGTTGGCCAGAAAGTTGAAGTACAAATTGAAAGAGGTAGCAAGTCTTTGACTGTAAACTTAGAG GTTCAAGATTTGCATTCAATTACTCCTGACCACTTTTTGGAAGTTAGTGGAGCAGTAATTCACCCTTTGTCTTATCAACAG GCCAGAAACTTTTGCTTCCCTTGTGGGCTTGTATATGTTTCAGAACCTGG ATATATGTTATCTAGAGCTGGAGTACCTCGACATGCCATCATTAAGAAGTTTACTGATGTGGAGATATCACGACTTGAAGATCTAATCTCTGTTTTGTCTAAGTTGTCTAGGGGTGCTCGAGTGCCTTTAGAGTATATAACCTACAAGGATCGCCATCGAAGAAAG TCTGCTCTAGTCACAGTTGATCGCCATGAGTGGTATGATGCTCCAAAGATTTATACTCGTGATGATAGTTCTGGTATATGGTTGGCAAGACCTGCTATTCAGCCCGAGTCTTTACTGCTCTCATCTTGTATTAGTAATCTTGAACAAGGttcaaaaagagaaacaacTGCATTAATTAGTGAATCTACTGTATCGAAAGTCATGCCTCGAACTAATGATTTGGAGTTAACTCAAGCTGTTGCTAGTTTGGAAGTCAGTTATGATCATGCTCCTAAAGAAGTCTGTTCCAGAAGTGACTCTGatgttgaaagaaataatacaCAAGTGATTAAGGATCTGTCGAGAAATGAAAATGTTGTTGCTGACAGTTCCTCACATGAAATTGGAGAAAAGAAGTTGGAGGATCCAATGATCACAGAATGTTACAATGAAAATTCAACAGAAGCTGTAAATAATGCTTCATTTCCAGAACGTGTCATAGAGCCTGCTCTTGTGATGGTGGAG GTTCATATGCCCCCATCATGTTTGCTTGATGGTGTCCATTCACGTCATAATCTGGGAACTGGAGTCATTGTATACCATTCTCAAGGAATGGGATTGGTTGCAGTTGACAGAAATACAGTTACACTATCTGCATGTGATGTGGTGCTATCCTTTGCCGCATTTCCTATTGAACTTCCAGGCGAG GTAGTTTTCCTTCATCCTGTTTACAATTATGCTCTCGTTGCATATAATCCCTCTGCTCTGGGAACTATTGGGGCTTCAATGGTTCGTGCTGCTGAACTCCTTCCTG AGCCTACATTATGTCGTGGAGATCCAGTATATCTGGTAGGGCTAAGAAGTTTACAAGCAATCTCTAGGAAATCTACTGTGACAAATTCTTGTCTCTCATTACATGTCAGTTCAGCTGATCCTCCTTGTTACAGAGCAACGAATATGGAAGTGATTGAGCTTGATTCTG ATTTTGGTAATACATTTACTGGAGTTTTAAGCAATGAGCATGGAAAGGTGCAAGCTTTGTGGGCAAGCTTTTCAACTAAG GTAAAACCTGTTGGCAATGTACCTCCTCAATTTGTTAAAGGTATTCCAATCTATATGATCAGTCAAATACTGGAGAAGATCATAACTAGTGGAAATGAATCATCTCTTCTCATTAACGGTGTCAAAAGGTCAATGCCACTTGTTAGTATTTTAGAGGTTGAACTTATCCCTAGATCGCTATCAAAGGCTCGGAGTTTTGGTCTGAGTGAGGAGTGGATCCAC actTTGGTCAAGAAAGATCCAACAAGACGACAAGTTTTACGTGTTAAAGGTTGTTTGGCTGGATCCAAAGCTGAGACTCTATTAAAACAAGGTGACATGGTGCTGGCAGTCAATAAAGAACCTGTTACTTGTTTCCGTGATATAGAAAATGCTTGCATAGCATCAGAGAAATCTGGTGACAATGATGGAAAACTGAACATGACCATTTTTCGGCAG GGATGTGAAGTTGATGTTCTCGTAGGGATAGATATTAGAGATGGGAACAGCACAACACGGATGATTAATTGGTGTGGTTGCATTGTTCAGTGTCCTCATCCAGGAGTTCGTGCTCTCGGCTTTCTTCCTGGAGAAGGACATGGTGTATACGTTGTAAA GTCGTACCGTGGAAGTCCTGCTGATAGATATGGCTTAACTTCTCTTCGATGGATAGTTGAAATCAACGGAAAACCGACTACTGACTTGGATGCCTTTGCTAAAGTGACAAAG GATTTGGAATGTGAGGAATTTGTTCGCATAAAGACTATTAACTTAAAAGGAAAGCCACAAGTGCTTACCTTGAAGCAAGACCTGCACTATTGGCCTACTTGGGAACTGAGATTTGATCCAGAAACAACAATGTGGCGCAGACAGACAATCAAGGCATTGCAGTAA
- the LOC8276569 gene encoding probable aquaporin NIP-type: protein MAARKPDGIEEEEMTNIEEGLVVTSTKSNPNPTSFGTCLSPKSVNIAQKVVAELIGTYFVIFAGCGSVAVNNIYGSVTFPGVCVTWGLIVAVMIYSVGHISGAHFNPAVTITSAIFHRFPMHEVPLYIVAQVMGSILASGTLALVVDVNPKAYFGTVPVGSNWQSLIMEIIITFLLMFVISGVTTDDRTTAGPLGGIGVGMTILLNVFVAGPVSGASMNPARSIGPAIVKHVYKGLWVYIVGPIVGAILGASAYNLLRSPYNQTP, encoded by the exons ATGGCTGCAAGAAAACCTGATGGAATTGAAGAGGAGGAGATGACCAACATTGAAGAAGGCTTAGTGGTAACTTCCACCAAGTCTAATCCAAATCCCACTAGTTTTGGCACTTGTTTATCACCTAAATCTGTCAACATTGCCCAAAAG GTTGTTGCTGAGTTAATTGGAACCTATTTTGTGATATTTGCTGGATGTGGATCTGTTGCTGTGAACAACATTTATGGTTCAGTCACATTTCCAGGTGTATGTGTGACTTGGGGTCTAATTGTAGCTGTAATGATATATTCAGTTGGTCATATTTCTGGAGCACATTTTAATCCTGCTGTCACTATCACTTCCGCTATTTTTCACCGGTTTCCTATGCACGAG GTACCCTTATACATTGTTGCTCAAGTAATGGGATCAATCCTTGCAAGTGGGACATTGGCATTAGTGGTTGATGTAAACCCTAAGGCATATTTTGGAACTGTACCAGTTGGATCGAATTGGCAATCTTTAATTATGGAAATCATCATCACCTTCCTCCTCATGTTCGTCATTTCTGGTGTTACCACCGATGACAGAACCACG gCTGGACCTCTGGGAGGGATTGGTGTTGGCATGACAATATTATTGAACGTGTTTGTGGCAGg GCCAGTTTCAGGGGCTTCAATGAACCCAGCAAGAAGTATTGGGCCAGCCATTGTTAAGCATGTCTACAAAGGATTATGGGTGTATATTGTAGGGCCAATTGTTGGAGCTATTCTTGGAGCATCTGCCTATAACTTATTAAGATCCCCATATAATCAGACCCCTTGa